The Patescibacteria group bacterium genome window below encodes:
- a CDS encoding polyprenyl synthetase family protein, translated as MEIKRELDYLKKEIDERLKLYFEKKIKETKKISPIISKMVADIGEFILRGGKRIRPIFFHYGYLAAGGKNKKEILDASLSIEIIHNYILIHDDIIDRDEFRRGKPTIHQKYKKIYRKISKEAKHLGISAGIVTGDLTSLFGYEILTKSKFPESLKLKALERLSQILIDVFIGEILDVFLGISRQLKKDEIFKILEYKTARYTIEGPLHLGAILAGADQRLLKELTDYAIPLGIAFQIQDDILGIFGDKKKTGKPLGSDLKEGKQTLLIFKAKKSTNQKQRKIIDRALGNPHLTKNQLEKVREIIIKTGSLNFSQNLAKELVLKSKTSIRKSIFPFLVKEFLIGISDYIIEREK; from the coding sequence ATGGAGATAAAAAGGGAATTAGATTATTTAAAAAAAGAAATAGATGAAAGACTAAAACTTTATTTTGAGAAAAAAATTAAAGAAACTAAAAAGATTTCTCCAATAATTTCCAAAATGGTAGCTGATATTGGAGAATTTATTTTGAGGGGAGGCAAAAGGATTCGGCCAATTTTTTTCCATTATGGCTACTTAGCTGCAGGTGGTAAAAATAAAAAGGAAATTTTAGATGCTTCCCTTTCCATTGAGATAATCCACAATTATATCCTTATTCACGATGATATCATTGACCGCGATGAATTTCGGCGAGGAAAACCAACAATTCATCAAAAATATAAAAAAATTTACCGGAAAATTTCTAAAGAAGCTAAGCATTTAGGGATTTCAGCCGGAATTGTGACAGGTGACTTAACTTCCCTTTTTGGTTATGAAATCTTAACTAAATCGAAATTTCCCGAATCGCTTAAACTTAAAGCCTTAGAGAGACTCAGTCAGATATTAATCGATGTATTTATTGGAGAAATACTGGATGTATTTTTGGGAATATCGCGTCAACTTAAAAAAGATGAGATCTTTAAAATTTTGGAATACAAAACTGCCAGATATACAATTGAAGGGCCCTTGCATTTAGGAGCAATCTTGGCTGGGGCTGATCAAAGGTTATTAAAGGAATTAACAGATTATGCTATTCCTTTGGGTATTGCTTTTCAAATCCAAGATGATATTTTAGGAATATTTGGAGACAAAAAAAAGACTGGCAAGCCCTTAGGTTCTGATTTAAAAGAAGGAAAGCAAACCCTTTTGATTTTTAAAGCTAAAAAATCAACTAATCAAAAACAGAGAAAAATTATTGATCGAGCTTTAGGAAACCCTCATTTGACTAAAAATCAATTAGAAAAAGTTAGAGAAATTATTATTAAAACTGGTTCTCTTAATTTTTCTCAAAATTTAGCTAAGGAACTGGTTTTAAAATCAAAAACCTCAATCAGAAAATCAATTTTCCCTTTTTTAGTAAAAGAATTTTTAATTGGAATTTCAGATTATATAATTGAGAGGGAAAAGTAG
- a CDS encoding YbaK/EbsC family protein, whose amino-acid sequence MPISKKLLKFLEKAKIKYEKILHRTVYTAYDKAQTLKVPEKIVGKTLVMKFDRDPAVILIPANKNLDKGKFKKLVNKFLKKADKKPVKKINFVTERWMKKNLKGVKVGAIPPFGSLWQMQTFIDKSFLKNPKIILNAGDYNWSIKITPKSFKKLIPDLITGNISKKRK is encoded by the coding sequence ATGCCAATTTCAAAAAAATTACTCAAATTTTTAGAGAAAGCTAAAATTAAATATGAGAAAATTCTTCACAGGACAGTTTATACTGCCTATGATAAAGCTCAAACCTTAAAAGTTCCCGAGAAAATCGTTGGAAAAACCTTAGTAATGAAATTTGATAGAGATCCAGCCGTTATCTTGATTCCAGCGAATAAAAATCTTGATAAAGGAAAATTTAAAAAATTGGTTAACAAGTTTCTTAAAAAAGCGGATAAAAAACCAGTAAAAAAAATTAATTTTGTAACCGAAAGATGGATGAAGAAAAATCTCAAGGGAGTAAAGGTTGGAGCAATTCCTCCTTTCGGAAGTTTATGGCAAATGCAAACTTTTATTGATAAATCTTTTTTAAAAAATCCAAAAATTATTTTAAATGCCGGAGATTATAATTGGTCTATAAAGATTACACCAAAATCCTTTAAAAAATTAATACCTGATTTAATAACTGGAAATATTAGTAAGAAAAGAAAATGA
- the rpmE gene encoding 50S ribosomal protein L31, with protein sequence MRKNIHPKYYPNAQVRCACGNTFTIGSTKEFIEIEICSKCHPFYTGKDKIVDTMGRVERFRKRLAKKAKKGKKKRK encoded by the coding sequence ATGAGAAAGAACATCCACCCAAAATATTATCCAAATGCCCAGGTTCGCTGCGCTTGCGGAAATACTTTTACTATTGGCTCAACTAAAGAATTTATTGAAATAGAGATTTGTTCAAAATGTCACCCTTTTTATACTGGAAAAGATAAAATTGTTGATACCATGGGGAGGGTAGAAAGATTTAGGAAGAGATTAGCCAAAAAAGCAAAAAAGGGAAAGAAGAAAAGAAAATAA
- the rpsB gene encoding 30S ribosomal protein S2, with translation MAKVKEKKKEFNIDLEEMAKSGVHLGHRTFRIHPKIEPYLLGVRNNIHIIDLEKTAEKLKEALKFIQEIKKEGKILLLIGTKIQFRDLVKSIAKECGLPYVSERWLGGTFTNFETILKRIEYFKDLERKKAEGELEKYTKKEKLKIDKELQDLRVKFEGIKKLTQLPDAILVLDMKKDELAIKEAKKKGVKIIGIAHTNIDPNLADYPIPANDDAIPSVKYILEKVREAILSAKLKTQSAKK, from the coding sequence ATGGCAAAAGTTAAAGAAAAAAAGAAAGAATTTAATATCGATTTAGAAGAGATGGCCAAATCCGGAGTTCATCTTGGTCACCGAACCTTTCGGATTCATCCTAAGATTGAGCCTTATCTCTTGGGAGTAAGGAATAATATCCACATTATTGACCTTGAAAAAACGGCTGAAAAATTAAAAGAGGCCTTAAAATTTATTCAGGAGATTAAAAAAGAAGGGAAGATTTTACTTTTAATTGGAACAAAAATTCAATTTAGAGATTTAGTAAAGAGTATCGCTAAAGAGTGCGGCCTACCCTATGTCTCAGAAAGGTGGTTGGGAGGGACTTTTACTAATTTCGAGACTATTTTAAAAAGAATAGAGTATTTCAAAGATTTAGAAAGAAAAAAAGCCGAAGGAGAATTAGAAAAATACACTAAAAAAGAAAAATTGAAAATTGATAAGGAACTTCAAGATCTCAGAGTAAAGTTTGAAGGAATAAAAAAATTAACTCAACTCCCCGATGCCATTCTTGTTTTAGATATGAAAAAAGATGAGTTGGCTATTAAAGAGGCAAAAAAGAAAGGAGTAAAAATCATTGGAATAGCCCATACCAATATTGATCCAAATTTAGCTGATTATCCCATTCCAGCTAATGATGATGCGATTCCATCAGTAAAGTATATTTTAGAGAAAGTAAGAGAAGCGATACTAAGTGCAAAACTCAAAACGCAAAGCGCAAAAAAATAA
- a CDS encoding RpiB/LacA/LacB family sugar-phosphate isomerase, with protein MKIAIGSDEKTYLTDFVIEELKKRRYEIGMFGALTSGEKTSWPEVGKLVGEKVASKEYDQGILFCWTGTGVSIAANKIPGIRAALCFDAETAKGARKWNDANVLVMSLRLTSENVAREILNAWFSSEFDEGKIDRITKLREIEQKYSRS; from the coding sequence ATGAAAATAGCAATTGGCAGTGATGAAAAAACTTATTTAACCGATTTTGTAATTGAAGAGTTAAAAAAACGAAGATATGAAATAGGAATGTTTGGTGCCTTGACATCCGGTGAAAAAACATCTTGGCCAGAAGTAGGTAAATTAGTAGGAGAGAAAGTAGCCAGTAAAGAATACGATCAAGGAATCCTGTTTTGCTGGACAGGTACCGGAGTCTCAATTGCCGCTAATAAAATTCCCGGAATCAGGGCAGCTCTTTGTTTTGATGCCGAAACAGCTAAAGGGGCAAGAAAATGGAACGATGCCAATGTTTTAGTTATGAGCCTTCGCCTCACTTCCGAAAATGTTGCAAGAGAGATACTCAACGCTTGGTTTAGTTCTGAATTTGACGAAGGAAAAATCGATAGGATAACAAAGTTAAGAGAAATTGAGCAGAAATATTCGAGGTCCTAA
- the tsf gene encoding elongation factor Ts (EF-Ts; functions during elongation stage of protein translation; forms a dimer; associates with EF-Tu-GDP complex and promotes exchange of GDP to GTP resulting in regeneration of the active form of EF-Tu), protein MVNIDRIRQLRKETGVSIQECKRALEETKGDLEKAKGILKKWGQDFAGKKAERETKEGIIESYIHPNKKIGVIVELHCESDFVARSENFQKLAHELCLQIAAMKPLFLKEEDIPDEFLAGERKIYQEQFKDSGKSQKIINQIIEGKLKKYKEEISLTSQPWIRDETKQIENLINEYIAHLGENIIIKRFVRYEI, encoded by the coding sequence ATGGTTAATATCGATCGGATTAGGCAATTAAGAAAAGAGACCGGAGTTTCAATCCAAGAATGTAAACGGGCCTTAGAAGAGACCAAGGGGGATTTAGAAAAAGCAAAGGGAATTTTAAAGAAGTGGGGACAGGATTTCGCTGGGAAAAAGGCTGAAAGAGAGACAAAAGAGGGGATTATTGAAAGTTATATCCACCCAAATAAAAAAATTGGGGTAATAGTGGAATTACATTGTGAATCAGATTTTGTAGCCAGATCGGAAAATTTTCAAAAACTGGCTCATGAGTTATGTCTCCAAATTGCTGCTATGAAACCATTATTTTTGAAAGAGGAGGATATTCCTGATGAATTTTTAGCCGGAGAGCGAAAAATTTATCAAGAACAATTTAAAGACTCGGGCAAATCTCAAAAAATAATCAATCAGATTATTGAGGGAAAACTTAAAAAATACAAAGAAGAAATCTCTTTGACGTCACAACCTTGGATAAGAGATGAAACAAAACAAATTGAGAATTTAATTAATGAGTATATTGCCCATTTGGGAGAAAATATTATTATAAAAAGATTTGTTCGCTACGAAATTTAA
- the prfA gene encoding peptide chain release factor 1 encodes MADIKTIKKEYQDLLQKISNPDLISNWKKFKEFSERKDFLEKIISKERELKEIKNRIEENKLIISSKEDQELVVLAETELIQLKEKGGNLEREIRNLLQEKGAKRNQAVIIEIRAGTGGEEAALFASDIFRMYSKYAQLRGWKQRILDSRPTELDGYKEIIFELKNGNVFSKMKYEGGVHRVQRVPVTEKVGRIHTSTATVAVLPKPRKAEIKIRPEDLRLDLYRASGPGGQYVNRRETAVRITHLPTGLVVTSQTERSQLQNKENAISILEARLLKRKETVETKKIREKRKTQIGWAKRAEKIRTYNFPQNRITDHRIKKSWYNLEKILNGELDPIIEALRKAI; translated from the coding sequence ATGGCAGATATTAAAACAATTAAAAAGGAATACCAAGATTTATTACAAAAGATCAGCAACCCTGATCTTATTTCTAATTGGAAGAAATTCAAGGAATTTTCAGAAAGAAAAGATTTCCTTGAAAAAATCATTTCAAAAGAAAGAGAACTAAAAGAAATAAAAAATAGAATTGAGGAAAATAAATTAATAATTTCATCTAAAGAAGATCAAGAACTGGTGGTTTTAGCAGAAACAGAATTAATTCAACTTAAAGAAAAGGGGGGGAATTTGGAAAGAGAAATCAGAAATTTATTACAGGAGAAAGGGGCAAAAAGAAATCAGGCCGTAATTATTGAAATCCGGGCAGGAACTGGAGGTGAAGAAGCAGCTTTATTTGCTTCAGATATTTTTAGAATGTATTCAAAGTATGCCCAATTGCGGGGTTGGAAGCAAAGAATCTTAGACTCTCGACCAACAGAATTAGATGGCTATAAAGAAATAATTTTTGAGTTAAAAAATGGAAATGTTTTTTCCAAAATGAAATATGAAGGAGGGGTCCATCGAGTCCAAAGGGTACCTGTAACTGAGAAGGTAGGAAGGATTCATACTTCAACTGCCACCGTTGCCGTTTTACCAAAACCAAGGAAAGCGGAAATTAAAATTAGGCCCGAAGACCTGAGGCTTGACCTCTATCGGGCTTCTGGACCCGGTGGCCAATATGTTAATAGGAGAGAAACGGCGGTAAGAATCACTCACTTGCCCACCGGCCTTGTCGTCACTTCTCAAACTGAAAGGAGTCAATTACAAAACAAAGAAAATGCAATCAGTATATTGGAGGCAAGACTTTTGAAAAGGAAAGAAACGGTAGAAACAAAAAAGATTCGTGAAAAAAGAAAAACCCAGATTGGCTGGGCAAAAAGGGCAGAAAAAATTAGGACTTATAATTTCCCCCAGAACAGAATTACTGATCACCGGATTAAAAAAAGTTGGTATAATTTAGAAAAAATTTTAAATGGAGAATTAGATCCAATCATAGAAGCTTTAAGAAAAGCTATTTAA